One Aster yellows witches'-broom phytoplasma AYWB DNA segment encodes these proteins:
- a CDS encoding toprim domain-containing protein, with translation MNYQEKIKHIQTNFPMTVLLKKLNIIPTNFNTKYRFPCPIHQGQNPTCCHLTSDNKIHCWKCCKDYDIIDVYMEIRGIKTFNNALEKINNFMKNQEFKNLIQQQTSTPNISCEPFKYQFHHNKINNPIDEKEINATKTQLFKEISPLFNQIRDYYHYLLTTNRNNESHLGLEYLTQKRKLTLETIKEFKLGYAPLSDKPLSFRLVNYCKKQNIDTTKLIEYGFIKDKTNQQNKTYYHDTFHGSIIIPIENGYNKTFHFYQNNFREVSYFQPKYKSLNNFSQTPTFHFSYRFFEALPSIKQTKTIIIHEGFFDVISCWQNNIKNVVGLICVTQLLSKSQIEILKKENIKVIIALDNDETGQKRSEALGEQLKEENIIYEIRRILPPYDKTCKDVDDLLRQFGKEAYQKCFLDPYITYEEAKNKIIVDLAIYFFGKDKVEIID, from the coding sequence ATGAATTATCAAGAAAAAATAAAACACATCCAAACTAATTTCCCTATGACTGTTTTATTAAAAAAACTAAACATTATACCCACAAACTTCAATACCAAATATCGTTTCCCTTGTCCCATCCATCAGGGACAAAACCCAACTTGTTGCCATTTAACTTCAGATAATAAAATTCATTGTTGGAAATGTTGTAAAGATTACGATATTATTGATGTTTATATGGAAATAAGAGGAATTAAAACCTTCAATAACGCTCTTGAAAAAATCAATAACTTTATGAAAAATCAAGAATTTAAAAACTTAATCCAACAACAAACTTCAACCCCTAATATTTCTTGCGAACCTTTTAAATATCAATTCCACCACAATAAAATCAACAACCCAATTGATGAAAAAGAAATTAACGCTACAAAAACACAATTATTTAAAGAAATATCACCTTTATTTAACCAAATTAGAGATTATTATCATTATTTATTAACCACTAACCGAAATAATGAATCTCACCTAGGATTAGAATATTTAACCCAAAAAAGAAAATTAACTCTAGAAACTATTAAAGAATTTAAACTAGGTTATGCCCCATTATCTGATAAACCTTTGTCCTTTCGTTTAGTAAATTATTGTAAAAAGCAAAATATCGATACAACAAAATTAATCGAATATGGTTTTATCAAAGATAAAACCAATCAACAAAATAAAACATATTATCACGATACTTTTCATGGTTCCATCATTATCCCCATTGAAAACGGATATAATAAAACATTTCATTTTTATCAAAATAACTTTCGCGAAGTTTCTTATTTCCAACCTAAATATAAATCACTCAATAATTTTAGTCAAACACCTACTTTTCATTTCAGTTATCGTTTTTTTGAAGCGTTACCTTCTATTAAACAAACGAAAACCATCATTATTCATGAAGGTTTTTTCGATGTCATTAGTTGTTGGCAAAACAATATTAAAAACGTTGTCGGTCTCATTTGTGTCACTCAACTACTTTCTAAATCACAAATAGAAATTCTAAAAAAAGAAAATATCAAAGTAATTATTGCCTTAGATAATGATGAAACAGGTCAAAAACGAAGTGAAGCCTTAGGAGAACAACTTAAAGAAGAAAATATTATTTACGAAATTAGACGTATTTTACCACCTTATGATAAAACTTGTAAAGATGTTGATGATTTATTACGCCAATTCGGAAAAGAAGCATATCAAAAATGTTTTTTAGACCCATACATTACTTATGAAGAGGCTAAAAATAAAATCATAGTCGATTTAGCTATTTATTTTTTTGGAAAAGACAAAGTAGAAATAATTGATTAA